One genomic region from Bufo bufo chromosome 3, aBufBuf1.1, whole genome shotgun sequence encodes:
- the LOC120994150 gene encoding LOW QUALITY PROTEIN: fibrous sheath CABYR-binding protein-like (The sequence of the model RefSeq protein was modified relative to this genomic sequence to represent the inferred CDS: deleted 3 bases in 2 codons; substituted 1 base at 1 genomic stop codon): MHDVMLGRDFPLFWELWGRENSSAASDETPVPLNDGVRKITIENNGVDREEVPEQKADHHREEVPELKADPHKEEVPEQKADPHREEVPEQKADPHRGEVPEQKADPHREEVPEQKADPHREEVPEQKVDPHREEVPEQKADPHREEVPEQKADPHREEVPQQKADPHREEVPEQKADPPXEEVPEQKVDPHREEVPEQKVDPHREEVPEQKADPHREEVPEQKADPHREEVPEQKVDPHREEVPEQKVDPHREEVPEKKADPHREEVPEQKADPHREEVPEQKADPHREEVPEQKADPHREEVPEQKADPHREEVPEQKADPHREEVPEQKADPHREEVPEQKADPHREEVPEQKKADPHREEVPEQKADPHREEVPEQKADPEQKADPHREEVPEQKADSHREEVPEQKADPHREEVPEQKADPHREEVPEQKADSHREEVREQKADLHREEVPEQKADLHREEVVLTSYI, translated from the exons ATGCATGATGTAATGTTGGGCCGTGATTTCCCCTTGTTCTGGGAGCTGTGGGGAAGAGAAAACAGTTCTGCAGCAAGTGATGAAActcctgtccctttaaatgatggtGTAAGGAAAAttaccattgaaaacaatggtgtagatagagaagaggtaCCTGAACAGAAGGCTGACCACCATAGAGAAGAGGTACCTGAACTGAAGGCCGACCCCCATAAAGAAGAGGTACCTGAACAGAAGGCTGACCCCCATAGAGAAGAGGTACCTGAACAGAAGGCCGACCCCCATAGAGGAGAG GTACCTGAACAGAAGGCCGACCCCCATAGAGAAGAGGTACCGGAACAGAAGGCCGACCCCCATAGAGAAGAGGTACCTGAACAGAAGGTCGACCCCCATAGAGAAGAGGTACCAGAACAGAAGGCCGACCCCCATAGAGAAGAGGTACCAGAACAGAAGGCCGACCCCCATAGAGAAGAGGTACCTCAACAGAAGGCCGACCCCCATAGAGAAGAGGTACCTGAACAGAAGGCCGACCCCCCATAG GAAGAGGTACCTGAACAGAAGGTCGACCCCCATAGAGAAGAGGTACCTGAACAGAAGGTCGACCCCCATAGAGAAGAGGTACCAGAACAGAAGGCCGACCCCCATAGAGAAGAGGTACCAGAACAGAAGGCCGACCCCCATAGAGAAGAGGTACCTGAACAGAAGGTCGACCCCCATAGAGAAGAGGTACCAGAACAGAAGGTCGACCCCCATAGAGAAGAGGTACCTGAAAAGAAGGCCGACCCCCATAGAGAAGAGGTACCTGAACAGAAGGCCGACCCCCATAGAGAAGAGGTACCTGAACAGAAGGCCGACCCCCATAGAGAAGAGGTACCTGAACAGAAGGCCGACCCCCATAGAGAAGAGGTACCTGAACAGAAGGCCGACCCCCATAGAGAAGAGGTACCTGAACAGAAGGCCGACCCCCATAGAGAAGAGGTACCTGAACAGAAGGCCGACCCCCATAGAGAAGAGGTACCTGAACAGAAGGCCGACCCCCATAGAGAAGAGGTACCTGAACAGAAG AAGGCCGACCCCCATAGAGAAGAGGTACCTGAACAGAAGGCCGACCCCCATAGAGAAGAGGTACCTGAACAGAAGGCTGACCCC GAACAGAAGGCTGACCCCCATAGAGAAGAGGTACCAGAACAGAAGGCTGACTCCCATAGAGAAGAGGTACCTGAACAGAAGGCCGACCCCCATAGAGAAGAGGTTCCTGAACAGAAGGCTGACCCCCATAGAGAAGAGGTACCTGAACAGAAGGCTGACTCCCATAGAGAAGAGGTACGTGAACAGAAGGCCGACCTCCATAGAGAAGAGGTACCTGAACAGAAGGCCGACCTCCATAGAGAAGAG gtggtgctgacaTCATACATATAG